A genomic stretch from Streptococcus oralis includes:
- a CDS encoding ABC transporter ATP-binding protein encodes MALLEVKQLTKHFGGLTAVGDVTLELNEGELVGLIGPNGAGKTTLFNLLTGVYEPSEGTVTLDGHLLNGKTPYKIASLGLSRTFQNIRLFKNLTVLENVLIAFSNHHKQHVLASFLRLPAFYKNEEELKNKALDLLKIFDLDGDADTLAKNLAYGQQRRLEIVRALATEPKILFLDEPAAGMNPQETAELTELIRRIKDEFKITIMLIEHDMNLVMEVTERIYVLEYGRLIAHGTPDEIKNNKRVIEAYLGGEA; translated from the coding sequence ATGGCATTACTTGAAGTTAAACAGTTAACCAAACATTTTGGCGGTCTAACAGCTGTTGGAGATGTCACTCTTGAATTGAACGAGGGAGAGTTGGTTGGTCTGATTGGACCAAACGGGGCTGGTAAAACAACTCTTTTCAATCTCTTGACGGGTGTTTATGAACCAAGTGAAGGTACGGTGACACTAGATGGTCACCTCCTAAATGGGAAAACTCCTTATAAGATTGCTTCACTTGGACTCAGTCGTACTTTCCAAAATATTCGTTTGTTCAAGAATCTGACAGTTTTAGAAAATGTTTTGATTGCATTTAGCAATCATCATAAACAACATGTCCTTGCGAGCTTCCTACGCCTACCAGCTTTTTATAAGAATGAGGAAGAATTAAAAAATAAAGCTTTGGACTTGCTGAAGATTTTTGATTTGGATGGTGACGCAGATACTCTAGCTAAGAATCTGGCCTATGGTCAACAACGTCGATTAGAAATCGTTCGTGCTCTGGCAACTGAACCTAAAATCCTCTTTTTGGATGAGCCTGCAGCTGGGATGAATCCACAAGAAACAGCTGAATTGACAGAATTGATCCGTCGTATCAAAGATGAATTTAAAATTACCATCATGCTCATCGAACACGACATGAATTTGGTTATGGAAGTCACTGAGCGTATCTATGTTCTTGAATATGGTCGGTTGATTGCTCATGGGACTCCGGATGAGATCAAGAACAACAAACGTGTTATCGAAGCTTATCTAGGAGGTGAAGCCTAA
- a CDS encoding ABC transporter ATP-binding protein has product MSMLKVENLSVHYGMIQAVRDVSFEVNEGEVVSLIGANGAGKTTILRTLSGLVRPSAGKIQFLGKEIQKMPAQKIVAGGLSQVPEGRHVFPGLTVMENLEMGAFLKKNREENQANLKKVFSRFPRLEERKNQDAATLSGGEQQMLAMGRALMSTPKLLLLDEPSMGLAPIFIQEIFDIIQDIQKQGTTVLLIEQNANKALAISDRGYVLETGKIVLSGTGKELAASDEVRKAYLGG; this is encoded by the coding sequence ATGTCTATGTTAAAAGTTGAAAACCTATCTGTACATTACGGTATGATCCAAGCAGTTCGTGATGTAAGTTTCGAGGTTAATGAAGGTGAAGTTGTTTCCTTGATTGGTGCCAATGGCGCTGGTAAAACAACCATTCTTCGCACCCTTTCAGGTTTGGTTCGTCCAAGTGCTGGTAAAATTCAGTTTTTAGGAAAAGAAATTCAAAAGATGCCAGCGCAAAAAATCGTGGCAGGTGGCCTTTCACAAGTCCCTGAGGGACGCCATGTTTTTCCAGGCTTGACTGTTATGGAAAACTTGGAAATGGGAGCCTTTTTAAAGAAGAATCGTGAAGAAAATCAAGCTAACTTGAAAAAAGTTTTCTCACGCTTCCCACGTCTTGAAGAACGCAAAAACCAAGATGCGGCGACCCTTTCAGGTGGTGAACAGCAGATGCTGGCTATGGGACGCGCTCTCATGTCTACGCCTAAGCTTCTTCTCTTGGACGAGCCATCAATGGGACTTGCTCCTATCTTTATCCAAGAAATTTTTGATATCATTCAAGATATTCAGAAGCAAGGAACAACGGTTCTCCTAATTGAACAGAACGCTAACAAGGCCCTTGCTATTTCTGACCGTGGCTATGTACTTGAAACAGGAAAGATTGTCCTATCAGGAACAGGAAAAGAACTCGCAGCATCAGATGAAGTCAGAAAAGCATACCTAGGTGGCTAA